A window of the Alnus glutinosa chromosome 4, dhAlnGlut1.1, whole genome shotgun sequence genome harbors these coding sequences:
- the LOC133866156 gene encoding uncharacterized protein LOC133866156, translated as MAKHERWERSNRLSLMFMQSHIAKGIWGSIPECSKAKEFLKAVEAQFVSSTKAMASTLMKRLSSQAFDSSKGVREHIMEMRDIAAQLKSLEVEISESFLVHLVLNSLPPQYGPFKISYNTHKDNWSINELLTMCLQKEERLKHEKPESAHLVARAKAKTKKGKAAHHSKKGNKMSFKGISQNKEADKK; from the exons ATGGCTAAACATGAAAGGTGGGAGCGATCCAATCGCCTTAGCTTAATGTTTATGCAATCTCACATTGCCAAAGGCATTTGGGGTTCTATCCCTGAATGTTCTAAGGCTAAAGAATTTTTGAAAGCCGTTGAAGCACAGTTTGTGAGTTCAACTAAAGCCATGGCCAGCACTCTAATGAAGAGACTATCAAGTCAAGCTTTCGATAGTTCCAAAGGTGTGCGTGAGCACATCATGGAAATGAGGGATATAGCAGCTCAATTAAAGTCCCTTGAGGTTGAGATTTCCGAATCCTTCTTGGTCCATTTGGTTCTCaactctcttcctcctcagtATGGTCCCTTTAAGATTTCATacaacacacataaggataactgGTCAATTAATGAACTCTTGACCATGTGTCTTCAAAAGGAAGAGAGATTGAAACACGAGAAACCAGAAAGTGCTCACTTGGTTGCTCGTGCTAAAGCAAAGACTAAGAAAGGCAAGGCTGCCCACCACTCTAAGAAAGGAAACAAGATGTCATTCAAAG GGATTTCTCAAAACAAGGAAGCCGATAAGAAGTGA
- the LOC133867076 gene encoding uncharacterized protein LOC133867076 isoform X1, which produces MAGREVREYTNLTDPKDKKWGKGKEKIDDEDVTFQRMVAKMQEVAGERGGYLHGRGALDSDDLLYLKEQMEAEEDAERLLRRTEKRAFAAFKKAASLADSSPASVPLPLRVEPKPKSGIRQQDLLKKVVEIKPKRQRGSNPSDGNQSTPPSNDSAPKYLYPDSHLKKEKEQPEADQEEKEQPLSRSNKAEEDTNMENPVKSLLGLAYASSDDDED; this is translated from the exons atggcAGGAAGAGAGGTCCGCGAATACACCAATCTCACCGACCCTAAAG ACAAGAAATGGGGAAAAGGGAAGGAGAAGATAGATGATGAAGACGTCACCTTCCAACGCATGGTCGCAAAG ATGCAAGAGGTTGCAGGAGAGCGTGGAGGCTACCTTCATGGGCGAGGCG CCCTGGACAGTGATGATCTACTCTATCTCAAGGAGCAGATGGAAGCTGAGGAGGATGCAGAACGCCTCCTTCGTCGCACTGAGAAACGAGCATTTGCAGCATTTAAGA AAGCTGCAAGTTTAGCTGATTCTTCACCTGCATCAGTCCCCTTGCCACTTCGAGTTGAGCCCAAGCCCAAGAGTGGAatcag ACAGCAAgatcttttgaaaaaagtagtGGAAATCAAACCCAAACGGCAGAGAGGTTCCAATCCATCTGATGGGAATCAGTCAACTCCACCTTCAAATGATTCTGCTCCAAAATATCTTTATCCTGATTCTCAcctaaagaaggaaaaagagcagCCTGAGGCTGACCAAGAGGAGAAAGAGCAGCCTTTGTCAAGATCCAATAAAGCAGAGGAAGATACTAACATGGAAAACCCTGTTAAAAGTTTGCTAGGTTTGGCTTATGCAAGTTCGGATGATGATGAAGACTGA
- the LOC133867076 gene encoding uncharacterized protein LOC133867076 isoform X2: MQEVAGERGGYLHGRGALDSDDLLYLKEQMEAEEDAERLLRRTEKRAFAAFKKAASLADSSPASVPLPLRVEPKPKSGIRQQDLLKKVVEIKPKRQRGSNPSDGNQSTPPSNDSAPKYLYPDSHLKKEKEQPEADQEEKEQPLSRSNKAEEDTNMENPVKSLLGLAYASSDDDED, encoded by the exons ATGCAAGAGGTTGCAGGAGAGCGTGGAGGCTACCTTCATGGGCGAGGCG CCCTGGACAGTGATGATCTACTCTATCTCAAGGAGCAGATGGAAGCTGAGGAGGATGCAGAACGCCTCCTTCGTCGCACTGAGAAACGAGCATTTGCAGCATTTAAGA AAGCTGCAAGTTTAGCTGATTCTTCACCTGCATCAGTCCCCTTGCCACTTCGAGTTGAGCCCAAGCCCAAGAGTGGAatcag ACAGCAAgatcttttgaaaaaagtagtGGAAATCAAACCCAAACGGCAGAGAGGTTCCAATCCATCTGATGGGAATCAGTCAACTCCACCTTCAAATGATTCTGCTCCAAAATATCTTTATCCTGATTCTCAcctaaagaaggaaaaagagcagCCTGAGGCTGACCAAGAGGAGAAAGAGCAGCCTTTGTCAAGATCCAATAAAGCAGAGGAAGATACTAACATGGAAAACCCTGTTAAAAGTTTGCTAGGTTTGGCTTATGCAAGTTCGGATGATGATGAAGACTGA